CCGGGGCACCGTGGAGGTGGAGATCTTTGTGCCCACCGAGTACCGCGGCCTCATTGAGGCCATGAAGGCGGGCAAGCTGGAGTTCGCCTTCTTCCCCCCGGACGGGTACGTGCTGGCCCACCGGGAGGCGGGGGCCGAGGTCCTGCTCAAATCCGTGCGCAACGGCAACCCCTACTACTGGTCGGCCATCATCGTGCGCAAGGACTCGGGGTACAGGCGCATCGAGGACCTCGAGGGCAAGACCATCGCCTGGGTGGACCCCCTTTCCGCCGCGGGCTACGTCTTTCCCCGGGCGGCCCTGGTGAGCCGGGGCATCAACCCCGACACCTTCTTCGCCAAGCAGGTCTTCGCCGGCAAGCACGACGCCGCCGTCTTGGCGGTCCTCAACAGGTCGGTGGACGCCGCCGCCACCTTCGCCAACGACGACAAGAACAAGTCCGGGGCCTGGACCCAGTTCCTCAAGCCGGAGGAGGCCCGGCAGATCACGGCCATCTTCTACTCCAAGCCCATCCCCGGGGACACCTTCTCCGTGGCCAAGGACTTCCTGGCCAAGTACCCCAACCTGGCCCGAGGAATCGCCGCCGCCATCCAGCGGTGCAAGGCCCCGAACTGCAAGCTCCTGCAAAACCTGTACCGCATTGACTACATGGTCCCCGCCAAGGACGCGGACTACGATGTGGTGCGGGAGGCCCGGCGCATCTCCGGACAGGACAAGTGAGGGCCAGGCCCCCGGGGCCGCCCTGAGGTCCTTTGGGCCCTCCCATGATTGAGGTGAGGCGCCTAAGCAAGGTCTACCCCGACGGGACGCGTGCCCTTTCCGGGGTAACCGTTTCCATACCCGAGGGCGACTTCGTGGCCATCCTCGGCCTTTCCGGGGCAGGCAAGAGCACCTTCCTGCGCACCCTAAACCGCCTGGTGGAGCCCACCGAGGGGGAGGTGTGGGTTGGCGGGGTAGAGGTGACCCGGCTCTCCCGCAAGGACCTCCAGGCCTTCCGCCGCCAGGTGGGCTTCATCTTTCAGCAGTTCAACCTGGTCCAGCGGCTCACCGTCTTGGAAAACGTCCTCCACGGTCGCCTGGGCTACCTCCCCACCTGGCGGGGGCTTCTGGGCCTGTACCGCGAGGAGGATGTGGCCATCGCCCTGGAACAGATCCGGCGCGTGGGGCTTCAGGGCAAGGAGCGGGCCCGGGCCGACCAGCTCTCCGGTGGACAGCAGCAGCGGGTGGCCATCGCCCGGGCCCTGGCCCAGGAGCCCCGGCTGATCCTGGCCGACGAGCCCATGGCCTCCCTGGACCCCCGGCTTTCCGACGTGATCCTGGGCATCCTCAAGGAGTACAACGAGGAAAAAGGGGTGACTGTCCTGGTGAACATCCACGTGCTGGAGCTGGCCCGGCGCTATGCTCGCCGCATCCTGGCCTTCAACCGGGGGCATCTGGTGTTTGACGGCCCCGTGGAGGCCCTCACCCCGGAGGTGGAGGCCCGGGTGTACGCGGGCAACCTGGAGGCGCTATGAGCCTCGGCCTCTTCCTCGCCGGCCTCCTCCTGGCGGGCCTTCTGGGCCTGGGCCAGGGCTCGGTGCGCCGCTACCAGGTGGCCGCCGGGCTAGGCCTCCTGGTGGCCAGCGCCGCCTTCCCCCTGGCGCAGGCCGTGGGGTACCTCTCCCGGGAGGCCCTGGGGCCCACCCTCCTGGCCCTGCTGCCCTTCGCCCCGTACCTAGCCCTGGTGCCCCTAGGGGGGCTTCTGGCCCTGGGGTTCGCCCCCCTGGGGGGGCGGGTAGCGGGGCTCGGGGGAGCGGTGGGAGGCGGGCTAGGCCTCCTTAGCCTCCTTGCCTTCCTGCAGGGCCCGGCGCACCTGGTGCGCCTCAAGCCCCTCCCCGGCCTCATGGAGGGGTTTGCGGGCCTCGCCCTCTTCCTCACCCTCGCCCTCCTCGCCTACCAGGACCGGCGCCGGGCCTGGCTCTGGCTTCCCTTGGGGGGGGCTCTGGGCCTTGCGGGCTTCCTCTGGCTCAGCTCGCCCGCGGGGCACACCTACTTCCCCCGGATGGAGGGCTACTACAAGCTGGTCCTGCCCGCGGAACCCGGCGCGGAGAGGCGCCTGGTGGAGCGCTTCAACCAGGGCCTCGAGGCGCTCAACCAGGCACGACGGGAGATCGGCCTGCCCCCCCTTAAACCCGTGGAGAGCCTCGCCGGCCTGGGCGAGGGACGCCTCCCCCAGGAGGTCAGCCAGGAGGGGTACCGGCTCCTCCGTCCGCAGGCCCCGGGCTACGGCGCCGCCGCCCTCCTGCTCTTCCTTGGTGTCCTGACGGGGTCCGGGCTCTGGCTCCTCCGGTCCCCCAGCCTCCAGGAAGCCGGGGACCTACGCGCGGGCCTCGTCCTGGCCGGGGTGGCCTTGAGCGTCTTTCCTGCCTTTGACGCCACGGAGTTTGACCTGGGCAAGCTGGTCAAGGGCTGGCCCTTCCTGGTGAACTTCCTGCACCGAGCCTGGCCCCCCAACCTGGCCCAGCCGGAAAGCGGCCTCTATCCCCTCCAGAGCGTGGCCAGCGAGATGCTCCTCACGGTGGAGATCGCCCTGGTGGGCACCCTGCTCGCCGCCCTTTTCGCCCTCCCCACCAGCTTCCTGGCCGCGCGCAACCTCACCTTCCGGAGCCCCCTTCTCCGCCCCCTCTTCTACCTGGTGCGGGCCTTCTACAACGTGGACCGGGGGATAGACACCCTGATCCTGGCCCTGGTCCTGGTGGCGGCCGTGGGGCTCGGCCCCTTCGCCGGGGTGCTGGCCATGGCCATCCACTCCCTGGCCGACCTGGGCAAGCTCTACTCCGAGGCCATAGAGAACGTGGACCGGGGGCCCATTGAGGCCCTGGAGAGCGTGGGAGCGAGCGGCAGCAACGTCCTCCGCTGGGCCATCCTGCCCCAGGTCCTGCCCCTCTTCGTGTCCTACACCCTCTACCGCTTTGAGATCAACTTCCGCGTGTCCATCGTCCTCGGGCTGGTGGGAGCGGGAGGGATCGGCTTCTTCATCAAGGGGGCCATGGACGCCGGGCACTACGACCAGATGGTGATCGGGATCCTCGCCATCGTGCTGGTGGTGAACCTCATTGACTTCGCCTCCAGCTGGCTGCGAAGCCGCTTGGTGTAGGCCCCGGAGCCTCAGGACTGGAGGAGGGCCTCGGCCTCGAGGCGGGCGAGGACCCGCTCCAGGCTTCCCCCCCGCCAGCGCTCCACGGCATAGGTGGAAAGGGGAAAGCGCTCCTTAAGCCGCCTAAGAAGCCCCGCCGCGTCCTCAGGACGGCTTCCCTGGAGGACCAAAAGGTACCCCGTCTTAAGCCGGAAGGCCAGATCCCCCCGCCTAAGCTCCTCCTGGAGCTTCCCGGGGGGGGTCTCCGTGCCCAGGTAGATAAGGACCAGGGGCCGCCTCAGGGCCAGGCCCTCCAGGGCCCCCGCCATCCGCCTGAGGTCCTCCAGGCTCCCCACCCCGGGCAGGGGGGGGAGGAGGGGAGCCTCCCGCCCCGTGCCGAGGAAGAAGGCGGCCCCAAAGGCCAACGCTCCCAGGATCCCGCCCAGGGCCACGATCCCCGGCGCCTCGAGCCCCGTGAGGAGCAGGGTGCCCTCGAGGGCGAGCTGGAAGGCCAGAAGCCCCAGGCCCAGCACCAGGGCCAGCTGTACCGGAAAGGCCAGGGGAAAGCGGGAGTAGAGGCTTCCCGCCCCCGCCAAGAGCAGGGCGGCCGCCACCAGGCCGAGGCCCCGGTCCACCTGGCCCGGCGGGCCGAACCAGGCCAGGGGGGCGAGCCCGAGCAGGCAAAGACCCCAGGGCAGAAGGAAAAGCCCCCGCATGCCTCCCAAGGCTACCACAACCCCCCTTAAGCCGGCCTTAGCATGAGGGGGTGGAGCCCCTTGCGGAGCGCCTCAGGCCCCAAAACCTGGAGGAGGTCCTGGGCCAGCCCCACCTCACCGGCCCCCAGGGCCTTCTCCGCCGGATGCTGGAGGGGAAGAGGCTCTTTTCCATGGTCCTCTTCGGCCCCCCGGGCACGGGCAAGACCACCCTGGCGAGGCTCCTCGCCGAGGGGGCGGGGAGGCCCTTCCTCCGGCTTTCCGCCGTGGAGGCGGGGCTTAAGGAGGTGCGCCAGGCGGTAGAAAGGGCCAAGGAGGGAGGGGGGCTCGTCCTCCTCCTGGACGAGGTCCACCGCTTCAACAAGGCCCAGCAGGACGCCCTCCTCCCCCACCTGGAGTCGGGCCTCCTCACCCTCATCGGGGCCACGGCGGAAAACCCGGCCTTTGAGCTCGTCCCCGCCCTCCGCTCCCGCCTCCGCTTTTTCCCCTTGAGGCCCCTCCAGGAGGCCGACCTCCTCGCCCTCCTCCGCCGGGCCCTGGAGGACCCCCGGGGGCTTCCCGGCACCCCTTACGAGGAGGAGGCCCTAAGGCTCCTGGCGAGGGCGGCCGAGGGGGATGCCCGCTTTGCCCTGAACACCCTAGAGCTGGCCGCAAGCTTCGGCCGGGTGGACCTAAAGAGCGTGCGGGAGGCCCTGGGGGCGGAGCGCTTCGGCATGGACCGGGAGGGGGACCGCTTTTACGACCTGGTCTCCGCCCTCCACAAGTCCCTGCGGGGAAGCCACGTGGACGCCGCCCTTTACTACCTGGCGAGGCTCCTCAAAGGCGGGGCCGACCCCCGGTACCTCGCCCGGAGGCTCATCCGGGTGGCCCTCGAGGACGTAGGCCTCGCCGACCCCCTGGCCCTAAGGCTCACCGTGGCCGCCAAGGAGGCCTACGAGGCCCTAGGAAGCCCGGAAGGGGAGCTGGCCCTGGTGGAGGCCACGGTCTACCTCGCCTTGGCCCCGAAGAGCCACAGCCTCTATGCCGCCTGGAAGCGGGCGGAGGAGGCGGCCAGGGCACACCCCGAGGCCCCCGTTCCCCTGAACCTGAGGAACGCCCCCACCGGCTTGGCCCGCGCTCTGGGCCACGGGGAGGGCTACGCCTACTACCACGAGGACAAGGAAGGCAGCTTCGCCCAAAGGTACCTGCCTGAGGGCCTCGAGGGCCTCCTCCTTTTCCAGGCCCAGGGGGAGGGCTGGGAGGAGCGGGTTCGGGCCCGGCTGGCCCAGCTTAGGGCCCGGTTTCAAGGCGGAAGCGAAGGGCCCCCGCCAGATAGATGATGAGGTTTTCCCCCACGAAAGCCCCCGCCTCGAGGCCCCCCTCCGGCCCCATATAACCGAAAGCCGCCTGGGGCACCAGGAGGACAGGGGGGCCGCAGAAAAAGTTGTACCCTCCGGGCGTACACGGAGGAAGAAGCCCCACGGCCAAGTGAAGGGGGGGGCTCAGGTAAAACCCCCCCTGGCCCAGGAGCACCCCCCCGGGGCTAAGGTGGCCTTAAGCCCAGCCCGAAGGCCAAGCTGAACGGAAAAGTTCTCCTCCTGGGCCCCATCGCCCCGGGCATAGGCCAGATAGGGAAGGGGAATCAGGGGGTAACGATCCCGGTTGGAAAAGGGATTCCGCATCAGGCTGAGCCCCAGGGCCAGCTCCTCTCCCCGCACCGGCTCGGGCGAACGCAAAACGGCCACCGGAAGGCACCCCGCAAGGAGAAGCGCCAAGGTCCAGACCGCACGCATACCCGTTGCCCCCTCGGGACGAGGGTAGCCCTTCGGGGATCAGCCCTTCAAGCCCTCCTCAAAGGTGGCCACCACCCGCCGCTCAAAGAGGAGGTAGAGGAGGGCAATGGGGAGCACGGAGAGCAGGGCCGCCGCCGAGAGGAGGCCCCAGTCCGTGGGGTACTTGCGCTGGAGGTCCGTGAGCCAGGTCTGCACCGTCCAGAACCGGGGGTCCGAAACGACGACCCGGGGGTAGAGGACCAGGTTCCAGTGGGCAGCGAAGGCCAGCACCCCGGCCGCCACCAGGCTGGGCCGGACCAGGGGGAGGAGGATGCGGAAGAGGAGGACCCGGTGCCCCGCCCCGTCCAGCCTGGCCGCCTCCAGAAGCTCCTCAGGGACGGCCCGCATGGCCTGGTAGACGAGGTAGACCACGAAGGGGCTCGCGGCGAAGGGCAGGACCAGGGCCCAGGGGGTCTCCAGGAGGGAAAGCCGTTTGAGGATGCCGTAAAGGGGAACCAAGAGGAGCTCGGCCGGGACGGCCATGAGGACCAGGTAGAAGGGGAGAAGCCCAAGCCCCGCCCGGAGGGCGTAGGCGGCGAGGAGGGCGGTGAGGAGCTGGAGGAGGGCCACCCCCGAGGAAAGGCCCAGGGAAAAGAGAAGCCTCCCCCAAAACCCCTCCTTGGCCAGGGCGCGCACGTTCTCCAAGCTGAGGCCCACCCGGGAAAAGAGCTCCCCCGAGTACACCGCCTCCTTGGGCATGAAGGCGGCGTAGGCCATCCAGAGGAAGGGGAGGAGCGCAAAGAAAAGGGCGAGGAGGGCGAGGAGGTGGCGCACGGGGGCATTCTACTAAACCCCGCCGAGGCCTGGCCCTCGGCGGGGAACCTCACGGGCCCCTAGTAGAGGTAGTAGCCGCCCGCGTAGTAGGAGACCTGCAAACCCTCGCCCCCGGGCCCGCCGTAGAGGAAGTAACCGCCCGCGTAGCGGGCCTCGGCCAGCCCAAGGAGGCCGAGCAGGAGGAGCGTAAGAAGGATCCGCCGCATCTTCCTCACCTCCTTTCCCCCGGCTTCCTGCCGGGACACCCTCCTTTTACGTACCCCACCGCGGCTTTCGCCGCGGTGGGGGCCCCAAAAGGGCCTCCTTACAGCCTGAGTTTGGCCATCCCAGGTTGCGAAACCAGCGTGCGGACACTTAGCCCAGCTCCCTTGAAGGAAAGGGGGTTAAGATGCCCTTGTGAAGCCCCTTTCTGGCATCAAGGTCCTGGACCTCTCTCGCGTTCTCGCCGGCCCCCTCTGCACCCTCATCCTGGCCGACCTGGGGGCCGAGGTGGTCAAGGTGGAGCCCCCTTGGGGGGACGAGACCCGGGGCTGGGGACCGCCCTTTTTGAAGGGGGAGAGCGCCTACTTTCTTTCGGTGAACCGGGGCAAGCGGAGCCTGGCCCTGGACCTGAAGCGTCCCGAAGGCCAGGAGGTGGTGCGGCGCCTCGCCCAAAGGGCCGATGTCCTGGTGGAGAACTTCAAGACGGGGGACCTTGAGCGCTACGGCCTGGACTATGAGCGCCTAAAGGGCCTGAACCCCCGACTGGTCTACCTCTCCCTCACCGGCTTCGGCCACACCGGGCCTCGGGCCAAGGAGCCGGGCTACGACGCGGCCCTCCAAGGCTATACCGGGATCATGTCGGTGACCGGGGAGCCCGAGGGCCCGCCCATGAAGGTGGGGGTGGCCTGGATTGACGTCATGACCGGAATGATGGGGGCGGTGGCGGTGCTCGCTGCCCTTCTGGAGCGGGAGAGGAGCGGAAAGGGCCAGCACATTGACCTCGCCCTCTTTGACGTGGGCCTCTTCGCCCTGGCGAACCTCGGGGAGAGCTACCTCCTCACGGGAACCCCCCCGAGGCGCCTCGGCAACGCCCACGCTCAGATCGTCCCCTACGGGGCCTTTCCCGCCGAGGACGGCTGGCTCGTCCTCGCCGTGGGGAACGACGAACAGTTCCGGAGGCTCTGCCAAGCGGTAGGGCTTCCCGAGCTCGCCCTGCGCTTTCCCAAAAACGCCCTTCGGGTGGCCCACCGCAAGGAGGTGGAAGGAGCCCTCTCCCAGGTCCTCCGCACCCAGCCCCGGGCCTTCTGGCTCAGGCTTCTCAAGGAAGCGGGTGTCCCCGCCGCGCCCGTGAACGACCTCAAAGAGACCTTCCAGGACCCTCAGGCGGAGGCCCGGGGGGCCGTCTGGACCCTCCCCCACCCCCTCCTGGGCACCCCCCCCACCCTGGCGAACCCCCTGCGCTTCCTCTCCCGCACCCCCGCAGGGCCAAGCCTCCCCCCGCCCCTCCTGGGAGAACACACGGAGGAGGTCCTCCTCGAGGCGGGCTTCTCCCCGGAGGAGGTCTCGGCCCTTGTGGAAAAGGGCGTGGTCCAGAAGGGAACCCTGGTAGAGGAGGGGGGAAAACTCCCGTGAGCGAGGCCCCTTTTCCACGGGAGCCCGCAGGGGCGGGCCTGTGGACAACCCTGTGGATAAACTGCCCCCGGCTTCCCAGCGGCGCCCGACCCGGAGCGCTTAGGGCTGCTTCCTTCCGGACCTGACCCGGTTCACGCCCGGACCGCCGCGCTGGACCGGGGGCTCGGGTAGTATAGCACCCATGGAGGCCCTGAGGCTACAGGGGATCGGCAAGCGCTACGGGCGCAAGCCCGTCCTGGAGGGGGTGAGCCTTTCCGTGCGCCCGGGGGAGATCTACGCCCTGGCCGGCCCCAACGGATCGGGCAAGACCACCCTGATCCGCTTGGTCACGGGGCTGGCCTTTCCCACCGAGGGGCGGGCCTTCCTCCTGGGAGAGGACGTGCACAAGAGCCCCGGTGCCCGGCGCCATCTGGGGGCGGTGGTGGAGGCCCCCGCCGCCTTTTACCCCTACCTCACGGGGCGGGAAAACCTGCGCCTTTACGCTTCCCTCTCGGGGGTGAAGGAGGAGGCCCGCCTCACCGAGGTGCTGGCGCGGCTTAAGCTCCTCGCCGTGGCCGACCAGAAGGTGGGGCGCTACTCCCTGGGGCAGAGGCAGCGCCTGGGCCTCGCCGCCGCCATCCTGCACCGCCCCAAGGTTCTGGTCCTGGACGAACCCACCTCGGGTCTGGACCCCGAGGGGGTGGAGCTCGTGCACGGCCTCCTCCAGGAGCTTGCCCGGGAAGGGGTCGCCGTCCTCCTCTCCACCCACCACCTAAGGGAGGTCTCGGGGTACGCCCAAAAGGTGGGGATCCTCGGCGGGGGAAGGCTCCTGGACGAGGTAGACCTCCCAAGCCGGGAGGTCTACCGCCTCGAGGCCGAGCCCCTGGAGGGGGCCCTGGCCCTCCTCAGGAGCCTTCCCCGGGTGGCCTCGGCCCGGATCCAGGGCGGGGCCATCCTCTTTGAGGGGGAGCCGGAGGCCGCCCTCCAGGCCCTTTTGCGGGAGGGCTACCGGGTGAGGGCCCTTTTCCCCCAGCGCTTTGACCTCCAGGCCTACTACCAGGAAAGGGTGAGGCATGCCTAGGCTCGTCCTCCTGGAGCTCTTCAAGCTCTTCCGGCTGCGCTCGGTGGGGCTCGGCCTCCTCGCCGCCTTCCTCCTTCCCTTCCTCTGGGCCTTGGCCCCGGGGCTCAAGGAGGTCTACGGCCTGGTCCTGGCCTCGGGCTGGCAGGTGGTGGCCTTGAGCCTCCTCGCCGGGATGGAGTTCCTCTTTCCCTTCCTGGTGGTCATGGCGGCGAGCGAGGCCCTGGGCAGCGAGGTGAGCCAGGGCACCCTAAAGGGCCTCCTCCTCCGCCCCCTTCCCCGGAGCGCCCTCCTCCTCGCCAAGCTTCTCGCCCTCCTCCTCTACCCCTTCGTCCTCCTGGGGGCAAGCTTCCTCGGGGGGGTGGTGGCGGGGCTGCCCCACGGCCTTGGCCCCTTCTTTGGCGGCACGGGCCTAGGGGAAGGGGGGTTCGCCGGCACGGGCCTCCTCACCCCAAAGGCGGCCCTCCTGGAGCTCCTCCGGGCCCATCTGCTGGCGGGGGCGGTGCTTTTGCCCCTCGCCTCCCTGGCCCTCCTCTACGGCACCCTCTTCCTCTCCACCACGGCAAGCGCCCTGGCGGCGGTGGCCACCCTCCTCCTCATGCGCCTTCTCGTGGCCTTCCCCGCCCTCGTCCCCTTCCTCCTCACCACCTACCTGGACCTCCACCTGAGGCCCCACGCGGCCGGGCTCGGCCTTCCCCTCCTCCTCATCTACACCGCGGGCTTCGCCCTCCTCGCCGCCCTGGTCTTTGAGCGCAGGGACCTTTAGGCGGCGCTGGCTGGTATCATAGGGCCAAGATGGAAGAACCCAGGATCACGCCCCTGGCCCGAAGGCTTGCCGAGGAAAACGGCATTGACTGGCGGAGGCTTAAGGGCACGGGCCCGGACGGCACCATCGTGGAGCGGGACATCCTGGCCTTCCTGGCCAAGGTGATGGCGGGGGAGGTGGACCTGCCCCCCGTGCCGGAGACCCCCCCGCCCCTCCCCCCCGAGGAGGAGCTCAAGCGGGCCCAGGAGGCCTTGGGCCGGGAGGGGGTGGACCTGGCCGACCTTATCCCCGAAGCCCCCAAGGCCCCCACCCTCCAGGTGGAGGAGGTGGCGGAGGAGGAGCTGGAGCTGGACTTCCTCGAGGTGGACCTCTCGGAGGAAGAGGAGGCCCTGCTCCTCCCCGAGGAGGAAGCCCCCGAACCCCTGGAGGCCTGGGAGGAGGACCTCCTGAAGGCCGAAGCCCCAGCCGAGGAGGCCCCTGAACCCCTGGAGGCCTGGGAGGAGGAAGCCCCCCTCGCCAAAGAAGAGGGGCCGCCCGCCGCCTTTCAGCAGGAGGCCAACCTGGGCCTCCTGCCAGGGACGGCCCCCGCGCCCGCCCTAAGGGTTCTCGTCCTCCGCAAGCGGGTGGATCTGGCCGGTCTGGAGGCGGCCCTCGCCGCCTTCCAGGAGGCCTATGGGGTGGCCAAGACCCCCCTCCCCTTCCTCCTGCGGGCGGCGGAAAAGGCCCTTGGGGAGCTGGCGCTCCCCTACCCCGCCCTGTTGGGCCGGAGGGAAGGGGAAGGGGTGCGGGGCCTAAAGCCCGCCAGGGGCTTCCTCGCCCTCTTCCGGGAGGAGGACGGGGAGGAGGGGGAGGGCCTCCTCTGCTTCTACGGGGAGGAAGAGGTCCACACCGGCCGCCCGAGCCTCTTCCTCTCCCCGGAGGGGGTGCTCGCCGCCTCGGGCCTCGAGGCCTCCCTGGCCCGGAAACTCCTGGACCGGGTCGCCCTCTACCTGGAGCGCCCCGTCCTCCTGCTGGCTTAAATCAGCGCCTCCGCCGCTTCCTCCGGCTTCCGGGAATGGGCTCGGGGGGTTTTAGCCCCTGGAGGCGGGCCTCGAGGGCCCGGATCTCGTCCCTAAGCCTCGCGGCCCTTTCAAAATCCAAGGCCTCCGCCGCCTGCCACATGGCGAGCTCCAGCTCCGCGAGGCGCGCTTTCAGGTCCTCCCCGGAGAGGTCGGCCTCGAGGGGGGCCTCCCCGTACCCCTCGGGCCGGATCACCGCCCGCACCTCCTTCCGCACCGTCTTGGGGGTGATGCCGTGCTCCTGGTTATAGGCCTCCTGGATCGCCCGCCTCCGGTTCGTCTCCTCTATGGCCTTCCGCATGGCCTCGGACACCTGGTCGGCGTAGAGCCAGACCTCCCCCCGGGCGTTCCGCGCCGCCCGGCCGATGGTCTGGATGAGGCTCCGTTCGCTCCTCAAAAACCCCTCCTTGTCCGCGTCCAGGATGGCCACCAGGCTCACCTCGGGAAGGTCCAGGCCCTCCCTGAGGAGGTTGATCCCCACCAGGCAGTCGTAGTGGCCCAAGCGGAGGTCCCTCACCAGGGCCTGGCGCTCAAAGGCGTCCAGCTCGTGGTGGAGGTAGCGCGCCCGTATCCCGTGCTCCACCAGGAAGCTCGTGAGCTCCTCGGCCATGCGCACGGTGAGCACGGTGACCAGGGTGCGCTCGCCCCGGCTGGCTCTCTCCCTTATCCCCTCCATGAGGTCCAGGATCTGGTTCTCCGTGGGCTTGACCCGCACCAGGGGGTCCAAAAGCCCCGTGGGCCGGATGATCTGCTCCACCACGCGGCCCGAATGTTCCAGCTCAAAGGGCCCCGGGGTGGCGGAGACGAAGACCACCTGGCTCACCCGCTCCAGAAACTCCTCAAAGCGAAGGGGGCGGTTGTCCAGGGCCGAAGGCAGGCGGAAGCCGTAGTCCACCAGGGTCTTCTTCCTCACGTAGTCCCCCCGGTACATCCCCTGAAGCTGGGGCACGGTCACGTGAGACTCGTCCAGGAAGACCAGGAAGTCCTCGGGGAAGTAGTCCAGAAGGGTGTAGGGGGGCTCCCCGGGGGCCTTCCCCGTGAAGTAGCGGGCGTAGTTCTCCACCCCCGGGCAGGTGCCCATGACCCGGAGCATCTCCAGGTCGTAGAGGGTGCGCTCCTTGAGGCGCGCCGCATAGAGGACCTCCCCCCGCTCCTCAAAGTAGCGGACCCTCTCCCAGAGCTCCTTCTCTATCTCCTTCAGGATCTCCTCTAGCCCCTCCGGGCTTAGGTAGTGGGTGGCGGGGAAGAGGACGAAGCCGGGAAGCTCGCGAAGCCTTTCCCCCGTGATGGGGTGGACCTGGAGGATGCGCTCCACCTCGTCCCCAAAGAGCTCCACCCGGAGGGGCTCCGTC
Above is a window of Thermus islandicus DSM 21543 DNA encoding:
- a CDS encoding CaiB/BaiF CoA transferase family protein, which translates into the protein MKPLSGIKVLDLSRVLAGPLCTLILADLGAEVVKVEPPWGDETRGWGPPFLKGESAYFLSVNRGKRSLALDLKRPEGQEVVRRLAQRADVLVENFKTGDLERYGLDYERLKGLNPRLVYLSLTGFGHTGPRAKEPGYDAALQGYTGIMSVTGEPEGPPMKVGVAWIDVMTGMMGAVAVLAALLERERSGKGQHIDLALFDVGLFALANLGESYLLTGTPPRRLGNAHAQIVPYGAFPAEDGWLVLAVGNDEQFRRLCQAVGLPELALRFPKNALRVAHRKEVEGALSQVLRTQPRAFWLRLLKEAGVPAAPVNDLKETFQDPQAEARGAVWTLPHPLLGTPPTLANPLRFLSRTPAGPSLPPPLLGEHTEEVLLEAGFSPEEVSALVEKGVVQKGTLVEEGGKLP
- the phnE gene encoding phosphonate ABC transporter, permease protein PhnE; this translates as MSLGLFLAGLLLAGLLGLGQGSVRRYQVAAGLGLLVASAAFPLAQAVGYLSREALGPTLLALLPFAPYLALVPLGGLLALGFAPLGGRVAGLGGAVGGGLGLLSLLAFLQGPAHLVRLKPLPGLMEGFAGLALFLTLALLAYQDRRRAWLWLPLGGALGLAGFLWLSSPAGHTYFPRMEGYYKLVLPAEPGAERRLVERFNQGLEALNQARREIGLPPLKPVESLAGLGEGRLPQEVSQEGYRLLRPQAPGYGAAALLLFLGVLTGSGLWLLRSPSLQEAGDLRAGLVLAGVALSVFPAFDATEFDLGKLVKGWPFLVNFLHRAWPPNLAQPESGLYPLQSVASEMLLTVEIALVGTLLAALFALPTSFLAARNLTFRSPLLRPLFYLVRAFYNVDRGIDTLILALVLVAAVGLGPFAGVLAMAIHSLADLGKLYSEAIENVDRGPIEALESVGASGSNVLRWAILPQVLPLFVSYTLYRFEINFRVSIVLGLVGAGGIGFFIKGAMDAGHYDQMVIGILAIVLVVNLIDFASSWLRSRLV
- a CDS encoding phosphate/phosphite/phosphonate ABC transporter substrate-binding protein; this translates as MKRLLLLLAALLGLGLAQAPVKVRIGFNPTQNSDQLKAAAQAIADYIEKEFRGTVEVEIFVPTEYRGLIEAMKAGKLEFAFFPPDGYVLAHREAGAEVLLKSVRNGNPYYWSAIIVRKDSGYRRIEDLEGKTIAWVDPLSAAGYVFPRAALVSRGINPDTFFAKQVFAGKHDAAVLAVLNRSVDAAATFANDDKNKSGAWTQFLKPEEARQITAIFYSKPIPGDTFSVAKDFLAKYPNLARGIAAAIQRCKAPNCKLLQNLYRIDYMVPAKDADYDVVREARRISGQDK
- a CDS encoding ABC transporter ATP-binding protein; protein product: MEALRLQGIGKRYGRKPVLEGVSLSVRPGEIYALAGPNGSGKTTLIRLVTGLAFPTEGRAFLLGEDVHKSPGARRHLGAVVEAPAAFYPYLTGRENLRLYASLSGVKEEARLTEVLARLKLLAVADQKVGRYSLGQRQRLGLAAAILHRPKVLVLDEPTSGLDPEGVELVHGLLQELAREGVAVLLSTHHLREVSGYAQKVGILGGGRLLDEVDLPSREVYRLEAEPLEGALALLRSLPRVASARIQGGAILFEGEPEAALQALLREGYRVRALFPQRFDLQAYYQERVRHA
- the phnC gene encoding phosphonate ABC transporter ATP-binding protein: MIEVRRLSKVYPDGTRALSGVTVSIPEGDFVAILGLSGAGKSTFLRTLNRLVEPTEGEVWVGGVEVTRLSRKDLQAFRRQVGFIFQQFNLVQRLTVLENVLHGRLGYLPTWRGLLGLYREEDVAIALEQIRRVGLQGKERARADQLSGGQQQRVAIARALAQEPRLILADEPMASLDPRLSDVILGILKEYNEEKGVTVLVNIHVLELARRYARRILAFNRGHLVFDGPVEALTPEVEARVYAGNLEAL
- a CDS encoding ABC transporter permease, coding for MPRLVLLELFKLFRLRSVGLGLLAAFLLPFLWALAPGLKEVYGLVLASGWQVVALSLLAGMEFLFPFLVVMAASEALGSEVSQGTLKGLLLRPLPRSALLLAKLLALLLYPFVLLGASFLGGVVAGLPHGLGPFFGGTGLGEGGFAGTGLLTPKAALLELLRAHLLAGAVLLPLASLALLYGTLFLSTTASALAAVATLLLMRLLVAFPALVPFLLTTYLDLHLRPHAAGLGLPLLLIYTAGFALLAALVFERRDL
- a CDS encoding replication-associated recombination protein A yields the protein MEPLAERLRPQNLEEVLGQPHLTGPQGLLRRMLEGKRLFSMVLFGPPGTGKTTLARLLAEGAGRPFLRLSAVEAGLKEVRQAVERAKEGGGLVLLLDEVHRFNKAQQDALLPHLESGLLTLIGATAENPAFELVPALRSRLRFFPLRPLQEADLLALLRRALEDPRGLPGTPYEEEALRLLARAAEGDARFALNTLELAASFGRVDLKSVREALGAERFGMDREGDRFYDLVSALHKSLRGSHVDAALYYLARLLKGGADPRYLARRLIRVALEDVGLADPLALRLTVAAKEAYEALGSPEGELALVEATVYLALAPKSHSLYAAWKRAEEAARAHPEAPVPLNLRNAPTGLARALGHGEGYAYYHEDKEGSFAQRYLPEGLEGLLLFQAQGEGWEERVRARLAQLRARFQGGSEGPPPDR
- a CDS encoding carbohydrate ABC transporter permease; protein product: MAYAAFMPKEAVYSGELFSRVGLSLENVRALAKEGFWGRLLFSLGLSSGVALLQLLTALLAAYALRAGLGLLPFYLVLMAVPAELLLVPLYGILKRLSLLETPWALVLPFAASPFVVYLVYQAMRAVPEELLEAARLDGAGHRVLLFRILLPLVRPSLVAAGVLAFAAHWNLVLYPRVVVSDPRFWTVQTWLTDLQRKYPTDWGLLSAAALLSVLPIALLYLLFERRVVATFEEGLKG
- a CDS encoding E3 binding domain-containing protein; its protein translation is MEEPRITPLARRLAEENGIDWRRLKGTGPDGTIVERDILAFLAKVMAGEVDLPPVPETPPPLPPEEELKRAQEALGREGVDLADLIPEAPKAPTLQVEEVAEEELELDFLEVDLSEEEEALLLPEEEAPEPLEAWEEDLLKAEAPAEEAPEPLEAWEEEAPLAKEEGPPAAFQQEANLGLLPGTAPAPALRVLVLRKRVDLAGLEAALAAFQEAYGVAKTPLPFLLRAAEKALGELALPYPALLGRREGEGVRGLKPARGFLALFREEDGEEGEGLLCFYGEEEVHTGRPSLFLSPEGVLAASGLEASLARKLLDRVALYLERPVLLLA